The proteins below come from a single Myxococcota bacterium genomic window:
- a CDS encoding V4R domain-containing protein, whose translation MTEPKLFLDGRLLAALLVELEDELGYDRAARTLFQIGLMHGLRDADRAVARGLLSTAPHDAGSGGRMFPALEMEIAAPSGAGAGWCVTGRWPERHEAGAWLAKLGPADAPTCWLSCGYTSGWLSGTLDANVIAVEHACAGCGEGECAFVAREVDAWEQAASAAAASPATLAFLDIVSGIDLDVYRALALRSPSGPRPDMIESEGEFEPDAPLVHIWGPVMIMPFTNADELLRTTEALSRDVGIREIRAVVIDLRDRMIDEAFDAAAIERAIETVEAWSAEPILTGVAPLAEPVVAGLEAGHLIVRKDLSEAIAAAFLIAEVQRHAA comes from the coding sequence ATGACCGAGCCGAAGCTGTTCCTCGACGGACGGCTGCTGGCCGCGCTGCTGGTCGAGCTCGAGGACGAGCTCGGCTACGACCGCGCGGCGCGCACGCTGTTCCAGATCGGGCTGATGCACGGCCTGCGCGACGCCGATCGCGCCGTCGCGCGCGGCCTGCTCTCGACCGCCCCGCACGACGCCGGCAGCGGCGGCCGCATGTTCCCCGCCCTCGAGATGGAGATCGCCGCACCGAGCGGCGCGGGCGCGGGCTGGTGCGTCACGGGCCGCTGGCCCGAGCGCCACGAAGCCGGCGCCTGGCTCGCGAAGCTCGGCCCTGCCGACGCGCCCACCTGCTGGCTCTCGTGCGGCTACACGTCGGGTTGGCTCTCGGGAACGCTCGACGCGAACGTGATCGCGGTGGAGCACGCGTGTGCGGGCTGCGGCGAGGGCGAGTGCGCGTTCGTCGCGCGCGAGGTCGACGCGTGGGAGCAGGCCGCGAGCGCGGCGGCCGCCTCGCCCGCGACGCTCGCGTTCCTGGACATCGTGAGCGGCATCGACCTCGACGTCTATCGCGCACTCGCGCTGCGCTCGCCGTCCGGACCGCGCCCCGACATGATCGAGAGCGAGGGCGAGTTCGAGCCCGACGCGCCGCTCGTGCACATCTGGGGGCCCGTGATGATCATGCCCTTCACGAACGCCGACGAGCTCCTGCGCACGACGGAGGCGCTCTCGCGCGACGTCGGCATCCGCGAGATCCGCGCCGTCGTGATCGACCTGCGCGACCGCATGATCGACGAGGCCTTCGACGCCGCGGCGATCGAGCGCGCGATCGAGACGGTCGAGGCCTGGAGCGCGGAGCCGATCCTGACGGGCGTCGCGCCGCTCGCGGAGCCGGTCGTCGCGGGGCTCGAGGCCGGACACCTGATCGTCCGCAAGGACCTGTCCGAGGCGATCGCGGCCGCGTTCCTGATCGCCGAGGTCCAGCGACACGCGGCCTGA
- a CDS encoding response regulator, with the protein MHDHTVLFVDDEVNILKALQRLLRNEPMNVLTASRPSEAIALVERESPQVVVSDQRMPEMSGVDMLSTIRERSPDIVRMMLTGYTEMTIAVEAINRGEIFRLITKPWNDDELKATLRQAFDHHDLKREIKRLNQVTREQNFKLQDMNRNLENKVRERTRQLAEKNLELRTGYVQTVRALAEAIDAKDAYTRGHSERVGVYASRIARQMGMRKEMIERVYISGILHDIGKIGIPDAIITKPARLDDAEYEEIKKHPEIGARILEPVEFLREIVPCVRHHHEWFDGSDSGYPYRLRGDQIPLPSRVILVADTVEAMTSNRPYRNALPLDVVVRELHKYSGSQFDPTVVEAFLTLLEDEGETFIQTHQKFDIYAFLEG; encoded by the coding sequence GTGCACGACCACACGGTGTTGTTCGTCGACGACGAGGTGAACATCCTCAAGGCGCTGCAGCGCCTGCTCCGCAACGAGCCCATGAACGTGCTCACCGCGTCGCGCCCCTCGGAGGCGATCGCGCTGGTCGAGCGCGAATCGCCCCAGGTCGTGGTCTCCGATCAGCGCATGCCCGAGATGAGCGGCGTCGACATGCTGTCGACGATCCGCGAGCGCAGCCCCGACATCGTGCGCATGATGCTCACCGGCTACACGGAGATGACGATCGCCGTCGAGGCGATCAACCGCGGCGAGATCTTCCGCCTGATCACGAAGCCCTGGAACGACGACGAGCTCAAGGCGACGCTGCGCCAGGCCTTCGACCACCACGACCTGAAGCGCGAGATCAAGCGGCTCAACCAGGTCACGCGCGAACAGAACTTCAAGCTCCAGGACATGAACCGGAACCTGGAGAACAAGGTCCGCGAGCGCACGCGCCAGCTCGCGGAGAAGAACCTCGAGCTGCGCACGGGCTACGTGCAGACGGTGCGCGCCCTCGCCGAGGCGATCGACGCCAAGGACGCGTACACGCGCGGCCACTCGGAGCGGGTCGGCGTCTACGCCTCGCGCATCGCGCGCCAGATGGGCATGCGCAAGGAGATGATCGAGCGCGTCTACATCTCCGGCATCCTGCACGACATCGGCAAGATCGGCATTCCCGACGCCATCATCACGAAGCCCGCGCGCCTCGACGACGCCGAGTACGAGGAGATCAAGAAGCACCCCGAGATCGGGGCGCGCATCCTCGAGCCGGTCGAGTTCCTGCGCGAGATCGTCCCCTGCGTGCGCCACCACCACGAGTGGTTCGACGGCTCGGACAGCGGCTACCCGTATCGCCTGCGCGGCGATCAGATCCCGCTCCCGTCGCGCGTCATCCTCGTCGCCGACACGGTCGAGGCGATGACGAGCAACCGCCCCTACCGCAACGCGCTCCCGCTCGACGTCGTCGTGCGCGAGCTCCACAAGTACTCCGGGAGCCAGTTCGACCCCACGGTCGTCGAGGCCTTCCTCACGCTGCTCGAGGACGAGGGCGAGACCTTCATCCAGACGCACCAGAAGTTCGACATCTACGCATTCCTGGAAGGATGA